The Sphingomonas alpina genome has a segment encoding these proteins:
- a CDS encoding FadR/GntR family transcriptional regulator, protein MTSRVIGARSVEGDIIGEDMARTSSLTDDVFAKLEAQIRSGGLAPGSRLPTQKEIALTENVSRTVVREAVARLSAQGLTVSRQGSGVFVADTAEYRAFQITRDELNELADVIKLLEMRLAVETEMAGLAAARRTTADIGGIQEALHHMNEQSGDPIAAAKADSAFHLAIARATQNDYYVRLVDFLGLRLVPPRNLYLRDQPDEAHQAYVAKVRGEHDAIVDAIVRMDPQRAREAARHHMQESLSRHSMLSASARVRDRSA, encoded by the coding sequence ATGACAAGTCGAGTCATCGGAGCCCGGTCAGTGGAGGGGGACATCATCGGCGAAGATATGGCACGAACTTCGTCGCTCACCGACGATGTGTTCGCGAAACTCGAAGCGCAGATTCGCTCGGGCGGGCTCGCGCCGGGCTCGCGCCTGCCAACCCAGAAGGAAATCGCCCTTACCGAGAATGTGAGCCGGACCGTGGTGCGCGAGGCGGTGGCCCGGCTCAGCGCGCAGGGCCTGACGGTTTCGCGCCAGGGTTCGGGCGTGTTCGTCGCGGATACCGCAGAATATCGCGCCTTCCAGATCACCAGGGACGAACTCAACGAACTGGCCGATGTGATCAAGCTGCTCGAGATGCGACTCGCGGTGGAGACCGAAATGGCGGGCCTTGCCGCCGCCCGGCGCACGACCGCGGACATCGGCGGGATCCAGGAAGCGCTGCACCACATGAATGAGCAGAGTGGCGACCCGATCGCTGCGGCCAAGGCGGATTCGGCATTCCACCTCGCCATCGCCCGCGCGACGCAGAATGACTATTATGTCCGGCTGGTTGATTTCCTTGGCTTGCGGCTGGTCCCGCCGCGCAATCTCTATCTGCGCGACCAGCCCGACGAGGCGCACCAAGCCTATGTCGCAAAGGTGCGCGGCGAACATGACGCGATCGTCGATGCGATTGTCCGCATGGATCCGCAGCGGGCACGCGAAGCGGCGCGCCACCATATGCAGGAGAGCCTCAGCCGGCACTCAATGCTGAGCGCCAGTGCGCGGGTTCGCGACCGGTCGGCCTGA
- a CDS encoding DUF4861 family protein, whose amino-acid sequence MNRHFALVAAATLFAGTALAQDVPGTAQLPPVEKPLPPTPDKTPRAAVLLADYRYDDLLWENDKTAHRIYGHALEAAEPPSGSGIDSWGKNVAWPFADRQLRSGDQHQFHGEGLDFYNVGTGRGAGGLGIWHDNKLWTSRNYRNYRILRNGPDVADFEVDYAPWPIDVTRTVRETRRFTLPLGTHFTRMVSTLRSDKPGALVVGIGIGKRTTGDGGDLTVDRAKGLLSWWGPDDPHHGRMMIALRVDPATIVEIRNDADNYLVLLKEMPGKPFVYYSGSAWSLGQDGFRTRAEWDRAVAAEPVDFAVPKTR is encoded by the coding sequence ATGAATCGTCACTTCGCTTTGGTCGCGGCCGCGACCCTGTTTGCCGGCACCGCGCTGGCACAGGATGTGCCGGGCACCGCGCAACTGCCGCCGGTCGAGAAACCGTTGCCGCCGACGCCGGACAAGACGCCGCGCGCGGCGGTGTTGCTCGCCGACTATCGCTATGACGATCTGCTGTGGGAAAACGACAAGACCGCGCACCGCATTTACGGCCACGCGCTCGAAGCGGCCGAGCCGCCCTCGGGGTCGGGCATCGACAGCTGGGGCAAGAATGTTGCCTGGCCCTTCGCCGATCGCCAGCTCCGCTCGGGCGACCAGCATCAGTTCCACGGCGAGGGCCTGGATTTCTACAATGTCGGCACTGGCCGCGGCGCTGGCGGGCTGGGCATCTGGCACGATAACAAGCTGTGGACGTCGCGCAATTATCGCAACTACCGGATCCTCCGCAACGGTCCCGATGTCGCCGATTTCGAAGTCGACTATGCGCCGTGGCCGATCGACGTGACCCGGACGGTCCGGGAGACACGGCGCTTCACGCTGCCGCTCGGCACGCACTTCACGCGCATGGTCTCGACGCTTCGTTCGGACAAGCCGGGCGCGCTCGTTGTCGGCATCGGCATCGGCAAGCGCACCACCGGCGATGGCGGTGACCTCACCGTCGATCGCGCCAAGGGCCTGCTTTCCTGGTGGGGGCCGGACGATCCCCATCACGGCCGGATGATGATCGCGCTGCGGGTCGATCCGGCGACCATCGTCGAGATCAGGAACGACGCCGATAATTACCTCGTCCTGCTGAAGGAAATGCCCGGCAAGCCGTTCGTCTATTATTCCGGTTCGGCCTGGAGCCTGGGCCAGGACGGGTTCCGGACCCGTGCCGAATGGGACCGCGCGGTCGCCGCCGAGCCGGTCGACTTCGCCGTGCCGAAAACGCGCTGA
- a CDS encoding DUF2264 domain-containing protein: MERRNFLASALGAGTLATISTASAQAKSRSSAVSGSGVADRAYMVDLLAKMASPVLAPMSQGRLQTVFKPELSPTWDGRNPKVAYLECFGRLIAGIAPWLALPDDASPEGKLRATLRDQAVASYAHSVDPASPDYLLWRESAQALVDSAYYTNAFMRAPQLWKALDATTKKRVIDEIKGARHFSPPYTNWLLFAAMNEAFLLSIGEDWDPVRIDLAVRKVNEWYVGDGWYADGPRFHFDHYGSYVIHPMLVEILEVLVATGAKFNSLDAKALLDQAYKRMRRYGEHLERLIAPDGSYAPIGRSLTYRTAVFQPLGLLSWRKQLPPSLPEGQVRAATLAAQRAVFGFDSNFDDKGYLTIGFTGHQPKLGDWYSNAGSMYIASESLIPLGLPADDSYWSSPAASWTSRKAFAGQDFPKDYYVDY; this comes from the coding sequence ATGGAACGACGCAACTTCCTCGCCTCGGCGCTCGGCGCCGGCACGCTTGCCACCATATCGACAGCATCCGCACAGGCGAAGAGCCGGTCGTCCGCGGTGTCGGGGAGCGGCGTCGCCGATCGCGCCTACATGGTTGATCTTTTGGCGAAAATGGCCAGCCCCGTGCTGGCGCCGATGTCGCAGGGCAGGCTGCAGACGGTGTTCAAACCCGAACTCAGCCCCACCTGGGATGGCCGCAATCCGAAGGTCGCCTATCTCGAATGTTTCGGCCGCCTGATCGCCGGCATCGCACCATGGCTCGCGCTGCCTGATGACGCGTCGCCCGAGGGTAAGCTGCGCGCAACGCTACGCGACCAGGCCGTGGCGAGCTACGCCCATTCGGTCGATCCCGCGAGCCCGGACTATCTGCTGTGGCGCGAGTCGGCGCAGGCGCTGGTCGATTCAGCTTATTACACCAATGCCTTCATGCGCGCGCCGCAGCTTTGGAAGGCGCTCGACGCGACCACCAAGAAACGCGTGATCGACGAGATCAAGGGCGCCCGCCACTTCTCCCCGCCTTACACCAACTGGCTGCTCTTCGCGGCGATGAACGAAGCGTTTCTGCTCTCGATCGGCGAGGATTGGGATCCGGTCCGCATCGATCTGGCGGTACGCAAGGTCAATGAATGGTATGTCGGCGATGGCTGGTATGCGGATGGCCCGCGCTTCCATTTCGACCATTACGGATCCTATGTGATCCATCCGATGCTGGTCGAGATACTGGAAGTGCTCGTCGCGACCGGCGCCAAGTTCAACAGTCTCGACGCCAAGGCGCTGCTTGATCAGGCCTATAAGCGCATGCGGCGTTATGGCGAACATCTGGAACGGCTCATCGCACCCGATGGCAGCTACGCACCGATCGGCCGGTCGCTGACCTATCGCACCGCGGTGTTCCAGCCGCTTGGCCTGCTCAGCTGGCGCAAACAGCTCCCGCCTTCGCTACCCGAGGGCCAGGTGCGCGCAGCGACCCTGGCGGCGCAGCGGGCGGTATTCGGGTTCGACTCCAACTTCGATGACAAGGGCTATCTGACGATCGGCTTCACCGGACACCAGCCGAAGCTGGGCGACTGGTATTCGAACGCCGGCAGCATGTATATCGCATCGGAAAGCCTGATCCCGCTCGGCCTGCCGGCTGACGACAGCTATTGGAGCAGCCCCGCTGCCAGCTGGACCAGCAGGAAAGCGTTTGCCGGGCAGGATTTTCCGAAGGATTATTATGTAGACTACTGA
- a CDS encoding glycoside hydrolase family 2 TIM barrel-domain containing protein has translation MRSVWLFTASLLTVTPVGLAAQNAPVLPIQPQISTERPDWENPAVFARGKEPARATSFPFESRAKAIAGHRTKSDRFLLLSGPWKFAFSPNADKLPAGFEKPGYDVSGWKEIKVPADWQAEGYDQPRYNNITYPFPANRPLIPHATNPVGSYRRDVEVPAHWSGEDIILHIGAAGSAYYVWVNGEKVGYSEDSKLPSEFNVSRFFHPGRNVVAIQVFRWSDGSYLEDQDFWRVSGIEREVFLMAAPKTRIRDFFVHAGLDKSYRQGRLTVDLAVTAGAATTARAVLLDGDRQVLDVSHKVAPGTAERSITLNGTLPNVRAWTAETPNLYMLLVELYDANGRIIQSTYSRIGFRSVAIRDGLVTVNGKPITIRGVNRHEHDPETFHTVSLETMEHDVQLMKRANINAIRTSHYPNDPRLYDLADKYGLYVMDEANIESHGYMDWANKHPELRGKYQIGFDPAWEAAHVTRVTNMVERDKNHPSIIFWSLGNEAGIGPTFNKAAAAVKARDPDRLLSYLGWGTWPGLPDHRPNDYADIYAPMYDSVERMVDYAENWSFRQPLIQCEYAHMQGNSGGNLKEYWDAIYAHPDKLQGGFIWDWVDQSMYRYTAEGKRYWGTGGEYGPNPGGDIEFGDGLYQSDRTPNPQLFELRKVYSPIQFAGFDIASGAVKIVNRYDFADLSGYDFGYDVLEDGVSVARGDFSAPLVPAHGHAIAKLSLPPFARKPGADYVLTVTARARAGTIPAVDTGAVIGWEQFELGREPVETPPASGAVALTDRGGKLSLSAGGTELVVDRKTGLVDRYTANGALLLQGGAPNFYRALIDNDIGTGIEQTHGVWKQASAARVVQGIEARKLGTDGAEVTVRFAMGDGAATFVSRYRMAGDGSVWVEGAFTPLKAGLPDPLRVGMAFTMPAVIDTLEWYGRGPHETYQDRKTGAPLGLWRGLIADQYHDYMRPQESGNKVDVRWMELLRPGTGGLRVTGDAPLSMNALAFPYDDLSRRPPGTRRSTDIVPHDAVSLMVDAVQSGVGGDNSWDAGGRPLPKYRVALKPLTYRFRLTPFAGNGTNAARATPVNAGALQ, from the coding sequence ATGCGCTCGGTTTGGCTGTTCACCGCCTCCCTGCTCACCGTTACGCCTGTCGGGCTGGCGGCGCAAAATGCTCCCGTGCTGCCAATTCAGCCTCAGATTTCTACCGAGCGTCCGGACTGGGAGAATCCAGCGGTCTTCGCGCGCGGCAAGGAACCGGCCCGCGCCACCAGCTTTCCGTTCGAGAGCCGCGCCAAGGCGATTGCGGGGCATCGCACCAAATCCGATCGCTTCCTTCTGCTCAGCGGGCCGTGGAAATTCGCTTTCTCGCCCAATGCCGACAAATTGCCGGCTGGCTTCGAGAAGCCAGGTTACGACGTCTCCGGCTGGAAGGAGATCAAGGTCCCGGCCGACTGGCAGGCCGAGGGTTATGACCAGCCGCGCTACAACAACATCACCTATCCCTTCCCCGCCAATCGCCCGCTGATCCCGCACGCGACCAATCCGGTCGGTTCCTATCGCCGCGACGTGGAGGTGCCCGCCCACTGGTCGGGCGAGGATATCATCCTTCATATCGGCGCTGCGGGATCGGCCTATTATGTGTGGGTCAATGGCGAGAAGGTCGGCTATTCCGAGGATTCGAAACTCCCTTCCGAGTTCAACGTCAGCCGCTTCTTTCATCCCGGCCGGAACGTCGTCGCGATCCAGGTCTTTCGCTGGTCCGACGGCTCCTATCTGGAGGATCAGGATTTCTGGCGCGTGTCGGGGATCGAGCGCGAAGTCTTTCTGATGGCTGCGCCGAAAACGCGGATACGCGACTTCTTCGTCCATGCCGGGCTCGACAAGAGCTACCGGCAAGGCAGGCTCACGGTCGATCTGGCGGTCACCGCCGGCGCCGCGACCACCGCCCGCGCGGTGTTGCTCGATGGCGATCGCCAGGTGCTCGACGTCTCGCACAAGGTCGCACCCGGCACCGCCGAGCGCAGCATCACGCTCAACGGCACGCTGCCGAACGTCCGCGCCTGGACCGCCGAGACGCCCAATCTCTACATGCTGCTGGTCGAACTCTACGACGCCAACGGGCGGATCATCCAGTCGACCTATAGCCGGATCGGGTTCCGCAGCGTCGCGATCCGGGACGGGCTGGTTACCGTCAACGGCAAGCCGATCACGATCCGCGGCGTCAATCGCCACGAGCATGATCCCGAGACGTTCCACACCGTCTCGCTCGAGACGATGGAGCATGACGTGCAGTTGATGAAACGCGCGAACATCAACGCGATCCGCACGTCGCATTACCCCAATGATCCACGGCTCTACGATCTTGCCGACAAATACGGCCTGTATGTGATGGACGAGGCCAATATCGAGAGCCACGGCTATATGGACTGGGCCAACAAGCATCCCGAGCTTCGCGGCAAATATCAGATCGGTTTCGATCCCGCCTGGGAAGCGGCGCATGTCACTCGCGTCACCAACATGGTCGAGCGCGACAAGAATCATCCCTCGATCATTTTCTGGTCACTGGGCAACGAGGCGGGGATCGGCCCGACCTTCAACAAAGCGGCCGCGGCCGTGAAGGCGCGCGATCCGGACCGGCTGCTCAGCTATCTTGGCTGGGGCACCTGGCCCGGGCTCCCCGACCATCGGCCGAACGACTATGCGGACATTTATGCGCCAATGTACGACAGCGTCGAACGGATGGTCGATTATGCCGAGAACTGGTCGTTCCGCCAGCCGCTGATCCAATGCGAATATGCCCATATGCAGGGCAATTCGGGCGGCAATCTGAAGGAATATTGGGACGCGATCTACGCGCATCCGGACAAGCTGCAGGGCGGCTTCATCTGGGATTGGGTCGATCAGTCGATGTACCGTTATACCGCCGAGGGAAAACGCTATTGGGGCACTGGCGGCGAATATGGCCCGAACCCGGGCGGCGACATCGAATTCGGCGACGGGCTGTACCAATCCGACCGTACGCCCAACCCGCAGCTGTTCGAGCTGCGCAAGGTCTATTCGCCGATCCAGTTCGCCGGCTTCGATATCGCGAGCGGCGCAGTGAAGATCGTCAATCGCTACGACTTCGCCGATCTGTCGGGTTATGATTTCGGCTACGACGTGCTGGAGGACGGCGTTTCCGTCGCCAGGGGCGACTTCAGTGCGCCGTTGGTGCCCGCGCATGGCCACGCAATCGCAAAACTGTCCTTGCCGCCTTTCGCGCGCAAACCGGGCGCCGACTATGTGCTGACCGTCACCGCCCGCGCCAGGGCGGGAACGATCCCCGCGGTCGATACCGGGGCGGTGATCGGCTGGGAGCAGTTCGAGCTGGGCCGCGAGCCGGTGGAGACTCCGCCCGCTTCAGGCGCGGTCGCGCTGACCGATCGTGGCGGCAAGCTAAGCCTTTCCGCCGGCGGCACCGAATTGGTGGTCGATCGCAAGACCGGCCTGGTCGATCGCTATACCGCAAATGGTGCCCTGCTGCTTCAGGGCGGCGCACCGAATTTCTACCGCGCGCTGATCGACAATGACATCGGCACTGGCATTGAGCAGACCCATGGCGTCTGGAAACAGGCATCCGCAGCGCGCGTCGTGCAGGGCATCGAAGCTCGCAAGCTCGGCACGGACGGCGCCGAAGTCACGGTGCGTTTTGCTATGGGCGATGGCGCGGCGACATTCGTCTCGCGCTACCGGATGGCGGGCGATGGCTCGGTGTGGGTCGAAGGTGCGTTCACGCCGCTCAAAGCCGGCCTGCCCGATCCGTTGCGTGTGGGCATGGCCTTCACCATGCCCGCCGTCATCGACACGCTCGAATGGTATGGCCGCGGTCCGCACGAAACCTATCAGGACCGCAAGACCGGCGCACCGCTTGGCCTGTGGCGCGGGCTGATCGCCGACCAATATCATGACTATATGCGGCCGCAGGAAAGCGGCAACAAAGTGGATGTCCGCTGGATGGAACTGCTGCGGCCCGGGACGGGCGGCCTGCGCGTTACGGGCGATGCGCCGCTTTCGATGAATGCGCTCGCCTTTCCCTATGACGATCTTTCTCGCCGTCCGCCGGGCACGCGCCGCAGCACCGATATCGTGCCGCATGACGCGGTGTCGTTGATGGTCGATGCCGTCCAGTCCGGTGTGGGCGGCGACAATAGCTGGGATGCGGGCGGCCGGCCGTTGCCCAAATACCGCGTCGCGCTGAAGCCGCTGACCTATCGGTTTCGGCTGACTCCCTTTGCCGGAAACGGCACCAACGCCGCGCGTGCCACGCCAGTCAATGCCGGAGCCCTGCAATGA